In uncultured Methanobacterium sp., a genomic segment contains:
- a CDS encoding TIGR04165 family Cys-rich peptide, producing MNLGKLNEKCPKCGSKDKTLNRRLDAKHRAFGTTQNLECSDCGYVFKSREDENEEENE from the coding sequence ATGAATTTAGGTAAATTGAATGAAAAATGCCCAAAATGCGGTTCAAAAGATAAAACTCTTAACCGACGATTAGATGCAAAACATCGTGCCTTTGGCACCACTCAAAACCTTGAATGCAGTGACTGTGGTTATGTGTTTAAATCCCGTGAAGATGAAAATGAAGAGGAAAATGAGTAG
- a CDS encoding TIGR04083 family peptide-modifying radical SAM enzyme: MAFHVMLIPTLGCPSDCEYCWSSEEGSPVMDIDIIKETVEWLKDFRREPVTFTFHGGEPLLAGYDFFSEALPLLAEDLAHLKPAFALQTNLWNLTPKMAQLFKEYNIPIGSSLDGPEELNDLQRGKGYYKKTMRGYEIAKEQDLQVSFISTFTSYSIQYKEDIFNFFLENGLNLKLHPALPSLRDDNPEKWALSPEEYGELLIYLLDQYLEHMDQIELKNIDHLCKCVFIRRGVVCTFVDCMGDTFAVGPDGSIYPCYRFVGMPEYVIGNVQDHPSMEDLSQSDAWKLLHEFKDYVDSECKKCSYIKFCRGGCPYNALSINEETGKAEINGVDPHCTAYKMIFKEITMRATKEMLGSDMGMVPNTSGMDQKAKKGVMSIMLKHS; this comes from the coding sequence ATGGCTTTTCATGTTATGTTGATTCCTACCCTGGGTTGTCCATCAGACTGTGAGTACTGCTGGAGTTCTGAGGAAGGATCTCCAGTTATGGATATTGATATTATCAAAGAGACGGTAGAATGGCTCAAGGATTTCCGCAGGGAACCAGTGACCTTTACGTTCCATGGTGGAGAACCATTACTGGCAGGATATGATTTTTTCTCCGAAGCATTACCCCTCCTGGCAGAGGATTTAGCCCATCTTAAACCGGCCTTCGCTCTGCAAACAAATCTGTGGAATCTCACCCCAAAAATGGCCCAGTTATTTAAAGAATATAACATACCAATTGGTTCAAGTCTGGATGGTCCAGAAGAACTTAACGACCTGCAAAGGGGAAAAGGTTACTACAAGAAGACCATGAGAGGATATGAAATTGCTAAAGAGCAGGATTTGCAGGTTAGCTTCATTTCCACCTTCACATCCTACTCCATACAGTACAAAGAGGATATCTTTAACTTCTTCCTGGAAAATGGGCTGAACCTCAAACTACACCCTGCTCTCCCATCTTTACGTGATGATAACCCTGAAAAATGGGCTTTATCCCCTGAAGAATATGGGGAACTTTTAATCTATCTTCTGGATCAGTATCTGGAACATATGGACCAAATTGAGCTTAAAAATATTGACCACCTTTGTAAGTGTGTTTTTATTCGTAGAGGAGTGGTCTGTACCTTTGTAGACTGTATGGGTGACACATTTGCAGTTGGTCCGGATGGTAGTATCTACCCCTGTTACCGCTTCGTGGGAATGCCAGAATACGTTATTGGAAACGTACAGGACCATCCCAGTATGGAAGATCTTTCCCAATCTGATGCCTGGAAGCTTCTCCATGAGTTCAAGGATTACGTGGACTCAGAATGCAAGAAATGTTCTTACATTAAGTTTTGTCGGGGTGGATGTCCCTACAATGCTCTTTCCATCAATGAAGAGACAGGAAAAGCTGAAATCAACGGAGTGGATCCTCACTGCACCGCGTATAAGATGATATTCAAGGAGATAACCATGCGGGCCACCAAAGAAATGCTGGGTTCAGATATGGGTATGGTTCCAAATACATCTGGTATGGACCAAAAAGCAAAGAAGGGAGTAATGTCCATAATGCTTAAACATTCTTAA
- a CDS encoding YhgE/Pip domain-containing protein: protein MIKGAREIFKSDLRAIKNNPVVLIVLAAIIIIPSMYALLNIQATWDPYALTSNLKVAVANEDTGSTLNGTQYNVGNMLVDELKDNDKFNWQFVDEETARNGVKNGDYYAALIIPGNFSQTVLSIDTTNPQQATIEYVVNDKLNAIAPKMTNTGADTLQTKINDEIVETVDGIIFGKLSDVGQLAKENKATFLKTKSMLNELNGNLGNIDNDLVQANSVMATVNGIWPKFSAQLPVMKSEADEVKSKYDTLYNYIQSDPAKALSTVQDMESVDTKIITGLKYVDAFLVALYNQTGDENLKPIITQVEDATTKATTVLTLLQEIEADIASSKDPSGKLNQLKTSIDQMDSAINFLANNRDNIDQAINTASAKLTMANSEWPEVRSSIQTATSKVNSVDEADLDRLIAFADTDQNGVKNYFETPVKLDKTHIYQVDNYGSALAPFYIAISLWIGCIIAVAMISMRVKSRKKYSAETVYMGRMGLFLLIGLIQSFIVAVGALLMHIQVSSQLLFLFTTIYIGLCGMVVVYSMTSAFGNAGKALAIIILVLQITATGGTFPVELLPTFFQTIHPYLPLTYAIGALREVVAGVLWSNFLYCIGVLAIFPVVSFILTLIIKEKVDKRAQWTESKLKDSGLF, encoded by the coding sequence ATGATTAAAGGTGCAAGAGAAATTTTTAAAAGCGATCTTAGGGCTATAAAGAACAACCCTGTGGTTTTAATTGTCCTAGCGGCGATTATTATCATCCCCTCCATGTACGCCCTGTTGAATATTCAGGCAACATGGGATCCTTATGCTTTAACCTCTAACCTCAAAGTGGCAGTAGCCAACGAGGATACCGGTTCTACTCTTAATGGGACCCAGTATAATGTTGGAAATATGCTGGTTGATGAATTGAAGGATAATGATAAATTCAACTGGCAATTCGTTGACGAGGAAACAGCGCGAAACGGGGTTAAAAATGGAGATTACTACGCAGCTCTTATAATACCCGGTAATTTCAGTCAGACAGTACTATCCATTGACACCACCAATCCACAGCAGGCCACTATAGAATATGTGGTTAATGATAAGTTGAATGCAATTGCCCCTAAAATGACCAACACCGGGGCAGATACCTTACAAACAAAGATCAATGATGAAATAGTGGAAACTGTAGATGGTATCATATTCGGTAAACTCAGCGATGTGGGTCAGCTGGCCAAGGAGAACAAAGCAACGTTTCTTAAAACAAAGTCCATGCTAAATGAGTTAAATGGGAATTTAGGAAACATTGATAATGATCTGGTTCAGGCTAACTCGGTAATGGCTACTGTTAATGGAATATGGCCTAAGTTCAGTGCACAGTTACCAGTGATGAAGAGCGAGGCTGATGAGGTCAAATCAAAATACGATACTCTTTACAATTACATCCAGAGTGACCCTGCAAAGGCTCTCTCCACAGTTCAGGACATGGAATCAGTGGATACTAAAATCATAACTGGCTTAAAATATGTTGATGCCTTTTTAGTTGCCCTTTATAATCAAACCGGGGATGAAAATCTAAAACCAATCATCACCCAGGTCGAAGATGCCACTACCAAGGCAACTACAGTTCTCACACTCTTACAAGAGATTGAAGCAGATATAGCCAGTAGCAAGGACCCTTCGGGTAAGTTAAATCAACTTAAAACTTCCATTGACCAGATGGATAGTGCTATTAATTTCCTGGCAAACAACAGGGACAACATTGATCAGGCCATCAATACTGCCTCAGCTAAACTGACCATGGCCAACTCAGAATGGCCGGAGGTTAGAAGTTCCATCCAGACTGCAACTAGTAAGGTTAATTCAGTGGATGAAGCTGATCTGGATCGTTTAATTGCCTTTGCTGACACGGATCAAAACGGTGTAAAAAATTACTTCGAAACTCCGGTAAAACTGGATAAAACCCATATTTATCAGGTAGATAATTATGGTTCTGCACTTGCACCGTTCTATATTGCAATCTCTTTATGGATTGGTTGTATAATTGCAGTAGCAATGATCTCCATGCGTGTCAAATCCAGGAAGAAGTACAGTGCTGAAACAGTGTATATGGGAAGAATGGGCCTATTCCTTTTAATAGGTTTAATACAGTCCTTTATAGTTGCGGTAGGGGCTTTACTCATGCATATTCAGGTCTCATCCCAACTTTTATTCCTGTTTACCACCATCTACATTGGTCTGTGTGGTATGGTTGTGGTTTACTCCATGACCTCTGCCTTTGGGAATGCAGGGAAAGCACTGGCCATTATAATCCTGGTTCTGCAGATAACTGCCACCGGAGGAACATTCCCAGTGGAGCTTTTACCAACATTCTTCCAGACCATACACCCCTACCTTCCTCTGACTTATGCTATCGGAGCACTGCGTGAAGTGGTTGCTGGTGTGTTATGGAGTAATTTCTTATACTGCATAGGAGTACTAGCCATATTCCCAGTTGTAAGCTTTATTCTGACGTTGATTATCAAAGAAAAAGTTGATAAACGGGCCCAATGGACTGAAAGTAAGTTGAAAGACAGTGGATTGTTCTAA
- a CDS encoding Ku protein translates to MRSIWSGSIKFGTIFIPIRLYAASENLHVGFHLVHKTDCGRVHYKKVCEKDGKELKPHEIAKAIDIAGECIQFTDEEIKNLHPFSTRTMEIMGFCDYSEIPQISLSKPYYLGTDNPKKGGTGQSFHLLKEAMEKKDKVAVVKWVQRNNEYIGMLQSHENGFLLKQLLYFEQVRSQEEVEIIPSEVDQDLLEKATRVMESMIFDFDWTDYSETYTQQLKELIEKKSAGEELIPELKPPETRSLEKELEKMLAMMEE, encoded by the coding sequence ATGAGATCAATCTGGTCAGGCTCTATAAAATTCGGAACTATTTTTATACCCATCAGACTGTACGCTGCAAGTGAAAACCTCCATGTAGGGTTTCACCTAGTTCATAAAACAGATTGTGGTAGAGTTCATTATAAAAAGGTTTGCGAAAAGGATGGTAAAGAACTTAAACCCCATGAAATTGCCAAAGCAATAGATATTGCCGGAGAATGCATACAGTTCACCGATGAGGAGATTAAAAACCTCCATCCATTCTCCACTAGAACCATGGAAATAATGGGATTCTGTGATTACAGTGAAATACCCCAAATTTCCCTGTCTAAACCTTACTATTTGGGAACTGATAACCCTAAGAAGGGAGGTACAGGTCAGAGTTTCCATTTACTCAAGGAAGCTATGGAAAAGAAAGACAAAGTGGCAGTGGTGAAATGGGTTCAGCGAAACAATGAGTACATTGGGATGTTGCAATCCCATGAGAATGGATTTCTCCTGAAACAGTTGCTGTACTTTGAACAGGTAAGATCACAGGAGGAAGTGGAGATCATTCCCAGTGAAGTTGACCAGGATCTCCTGGAGAAGGCAACCAGAGTAATGGAAAGTATGATCTTTGATTTTGATTGGACTGATTACTCTGAAACCTACACTCAACAGTTAAAGGAACTAATTGAGAAAAAATCTGCTGGTGAAGAATTAATACCAGAATTAAAGCCTCCAGAAACCAGGTCACTGGAGAAAGAACTGGAAAAAATGCTGGCAATGATGGAAGAATAG
- a CDS encoding ATP-dependent DNA ligase: MEMLEPMLSKLVEGDVYLQDVWISEPKLDGERIIAMREGDVINMWTRRHVEASYKFPEIVSSFKKNIKGDNWILDGELTVPGGFRKLLKRNVEDKLKISILSRKLPATFNLFDILRFQGEDLTAKALIQRKKILLEAVDVGNHIKIIPFKRVTTETVGDHFEESLKKGYEGVILKNASSGYESGKRSVNWLKIKRSETIDVNVIGATRSTGSIAFGALILEKDGQYFGKVGTGFSDLDRKKIMEFLEKNKAETDISIPPDLEVQLTTRPLPAEIKANEIVKNKPRAPVWVRFRWD; encoded by the coding sequence ATGGAAATGTTAGAGCCCATGCTCAGTAAATTAGTAGAGGGTGATGTTTACCTGCAGGATGTCTGGATCAGCGAGCCTAAACTGGATGGTGAAAGGATCATAGCGATGCGTGAAGGGGATGTTATCAACATGTGGACTCGTCGCCATGTTGAAGCTTCATATAAATTCCCTGAAATCGTTTCTAGTTTTAAAAAAAATATTAAAGGGGATAATTGGATTTTAGATGGAGAACTCACAGTTCCAGGGGGATTTCGGAAACTTTTAAAACGTAATGTTGAAGATAAATTGAAAATTTCCATTTTATCCCGTAAACTTCCTGCAACTTTCAACCTGTTCGACATTCTCCGCTTTCAAGGTGAGGATCTCACTGCTAAAGCACTGATTCAGCGCAAAAAAATATTATTGGAGGCAGTGGATGTGGGAAATCATATCAAAATAATTCCCTTTAAAAGAGTAACCACAGAAACAGTTGGAGACCATTTTGAAGAATCTCTCAAGAAGGGCTATGAAGGAGTGATCCTTAAAAATGCCAGTTCAGGATATGAATCCGGTAAACGTTCGGTAAATTGGTTGAAAATCAAGAGATCAGAGACCATAGATGTTAATGTGATAGGGGCAACAAGAAGTACAGGAAGCATAGCTTTCGGAGCCCTAATTCTGGAGAAGGATGGTCAGTATTTTGGCAAAGTAGGCACCGGATTCAGTGATCTGGATCGAAAAAAGATAATGGAGTTTTTAGAAAAAAATAAAGCAGAAACTGATATTTCAATACCACCTGATCTGGAAGTGCAGTTAACCACCCGCCCCCTTCCTGCAGAGATCAAGGCCAATGAAATTGTAAAGAATAAACCCCGAGCCCCGGTATGGGTGAGATTCAGATGGGATTAA
- the nikR gene encoding nickel-responsive transcriptional regulator NikR translates to MMRISMSLPKKLLSEFDEVLKDRGYNSRSKGIRDALKDYIVRYQWMKEVEGDRVGIVAVIYDHHYTGVMEDLTDIQHEFRDFINATMHIHMTEKNCLEVIVVKGDAQKIRNLTEKIMRLKGVEHVKLTTTSSGEQL, encoded by the coding sequence ATGATGAGAATAAGTATGTCATTGCCAAAAAAACTTTTAAGTGAATTTGATGAGGTTTTGAAGGACAGAGGATATAATTCAAGATCTAAAGGTATTAGAGATGCCTTGAAGGATTATATCGTGCGTTATCAATGGATGAAAGAAGTGGAGGGAGATCGGGTTGGAATAGTAGCGGTCATCTACGATCATCACTACACCGGAGTAATGGAAGACCTCACCGATATCCAGCACGAGTTCCGGGACTTCATTAACGCCACCATGCACATACACATGACCGAAAAAAACTGTCTGGAAGTTATAGTAGTCAAAGGAGACGCCCAGAAAATCAGAAACCTTACTGAGAAGATCATGAGACTCAAGGGTGTAGAACACGTCAAACTCACCACCACTTCCAGTGGAGAACAACTCTAA
- a CDS encoding cation diffusion facilitator family transporter yields the protein MIELNKDLERENIGRKASMVAISGNILLTIFNFIVGTLSGSTALVAEAAHTLSDVITSILAFVGFKIGMKPADREHQYGHGRAEPIVGLVIVVFLVVVAYEILSDAYIKILMNGSLHAPDWTAAGMAVIGMVVNYAMTTYLIRSGTKINSPAIIADGQHQKVDIFSCGAVLVGVIGAQLGFTLLDPMVAIFIAIMVFRTAFILARDNINTIMGKLPSEEILEEIRTAAMSVEEVKGVHSLRVNNMGPYASAELHIELDGDLRLRESHEISHKVEKKVINDVNSIKMVIVHTCPFEDGCEE from the coding sequence ATGATTGAATTGAATAAAGACTTAGAAAGGGAAAATATTGGTCGAAAAGCATCTATGGTGGCTATATCTGGTAATATTCTCCTGACCATATTCAATTTTATTGTAGGTACCTTATCTGGCAGTACTGCACTGGTTGCAGAGGCAGCCCACACTCTGTCTGATGTAATAACATCCATACTTGCCTTTGTTGGGTTTAAAATTGGGATGAAACCTGCGGATAGAGAACACCAGTATGGGCATGGACGGGCTGAACCCATTGTTGGATTAGTAATCGTGGTATTTCTGGTGGTAGTTGCCTATGAAATACTTTCTGATGCTTATATTAAAATTTTAATGAATGGATCACTCCATGCACCGGATTGGACTGCTGCAGGAATGGCAGTAATTGGTATGGTTGTTAATTATGCCATGACCACCTACCTTATCCGTTCTGGTACTAAAATTAACAGTCCTGCCATTATTGCAGACGGCCAACACCAGAAAGTGGATATATTCTCCTGCGGAGCAGTACTGGTAGGTGTAATCGGTGCGCAACTGGGATTCACCCTGTTAGATCCTATGGTGGCTATATTCATTGCAATAATGGTTTTTAGAACCGCATTTATCCTTGCGCGTGATAACATCAACACCATAATGGGGAAATTACCTTCAGAAGAAATTTTAGAAGAAATACGCACCGCCGCAATGTCTGTTGAAGAAGTTAAAGGAGTTCATAGTTTGAGGGTAAACAACATGGGCCCCTATGCTTCAGCAGAGTTACATATAGAACTGGATGGGGATTTAAGACTCCGGGAATCTCATGAAATTTCCCATAAAGTTGAAAAAAAGGTTATAAATGACGTAAATTCTATAAAAATGGTTATTGTTCATACCTGTCCATTTGAAGATGGATGCGAAGAATAA
- a CDS encoding YbjQ family protein, translating into MLIITSPTLEGKKINEYYGLVTGDALLGANLYKDMFSGVRDVVGGRTSKYEEELTTARNLALKSMKEKAEEKGANAIIGTRVAYHNLGGTMGNTIMVTVVGTAVSFQE; encoded by the coding sequence ATGTTAATTATAACATCCCCTACCCTTGAAGGTAAAAAAATAAACGAATACTATGGTCTGGTAACTGGAGATGCTCTATTGGGAGCCAATCTGTATAAAGATATGTTCTCAGGAGTGCGAGATGTGGTAGGGGGAAGAACTTCTAAATATGAAGAGGAGCTTACCACCGCCAGAAACTTAGCTCTTAAAAGTATGAAAGAAAAAGCTGAGGAAAAAGGAGCTAATGCAATCATAGGAACTCGGGTGGCCTACCATAACCTGGGAGGCACCATGGGAAACACCATAATGGTCACGGTAGTTGGAACTGCAGTTTCATTCCAGGAATAA
- a CDS encoding heavy metal-binding domain-containing protein, producing the protein MTSTENKNIILDNRWAIISIYLGLVVGVISAVICLKWQLIIFGFNIMYIVSPLLAGFVENYVATRKHGKSTGAISALLTFILINIYGWVLPGWIFPKEPVTLSLITIIALILTIQAAFPIFVNHLLLVVVPGIVSRIMRVLLRTPSEVIQATAGVEVGKATKQPDELFLNELDVPLVSVPDVNGGKIKEYLGLVVGEAIAEENETEGRFSKIVKIIEPAQLDNFNLGPAKKKALSRMLENAESMGANGVVEVLIDFVSMGGLQGSVTIVTATATAVIFEEGNKLTENAAKLTEDAPKLTEDAPKLTEDAPKLTDDVDKSTEDLSEVLGRTASKNLKSSSESDNKHSKASQHVSDEWSMPSVTGKDDVPIIEKSSEDNAKMNDDLSNYFLKVDTSSKLDKNVSNDLSLEIRQFANEEMNKLTRTLELATKTYLNDELERRFLEVSSDLDDLKKN; encoded by the coding sequence TTGACCAGTACCGAGAATAAAAACATCATCCTGGATAACCGGTGGGCAATTATTTCAATATATCTGGGATTAGTGGTAGGAGTTATTTCTGCTGTTATCTGTTTGAAATGGCAGTTAATTATTTTTGGATTCAACATCATGTACATAGTTTCGCCATTGCTGGCGGGATTTGTGGAAAATTACGTTGCAACTAGAAAGCATGGTAAAAGTACTGGCGCTATCAGCGCTCTATTGACCTTCATTTTGATTAATATTTATGGATGGGTTTTACCGGGGTGGATTTTCCCCAAAGAACCAGTTACTCTTAGTTTAATAACCATAATTGCATTAATTTTAACTATTCAAGCTGCATTCCCAATATTTGTCAATCATCTCCTTTTAGTGGTGGTCCCGGGCATAGTTTCCAGGATTATGAGGGTGCTGTTGAGGACTCCTTCTGAAGTAATACAGGCAACCGCAGGAGTTGAAGTTGGGAAAGCCACCAAACAGCCAGATGAACTTTTTTTGAATGAATTAGACGTCCCATTGGTATCAGTTCCCGATGTAAATGGTGGAAAAATTAAGGAATATCTGGGTTTGGTTGTTGGAGAAGCCATAGCTGAAGAAAATGAGACCGAGGGACGGTTTTCAAAGATTGTGAAAATCATCGAACCTGCTCAGCTGGATAACTTCAATTTAGGGCCCGCTAAAAAGAAGGCTTTATCTCGAATGTTAGAAAATGCAGAATCAATGGGAGCTAATGGGGTGGTTGAAGTTTTAATTGATTTTGTATCCATGGGTGGGTTACAGGGAAGTGTCACAATAGTAACTGCAACTGCAACTGCAGTTATATTTGAAGAAGGAAATAAGTTAACTGAAAATGCCGCTAAGTTAACTGAAGATGCTCCTAAGTTAACTGAAGATGCTCCTAAGTTAACTGAAGATGCTCCTAAGTTAACTGACGATGTTGATAAGTCAACTGAAGATTTATCTGAAGTATTGGGGAGAACTGCTTCTAAAAATCTAAAAAGCTCATCTGAGAGTGATAATAAACACTCAAAAGCATCTCAACATGTGTCTGATGAATGGTCTATGCCTTCGGTAACTGGGAAAGATGATGTTCCTATCATTGAAAAGAGTTCAGAGGACAATGCCAAAATGAATGATGACCTGTCTAATTATTTTTTAAAAGTTGATACTTCATCAAAATTGGATAAAAATGTATCAAACGATTTATCCCTTGAAATCAGACAATTTGCCAATGAAGAAATGAACAAATTAACCCGAACATTGGAACTGGCTACTAAAACTTATCTCAATGATGAGCTTGAAAGAAGATTCTTAGAGGTATCCAGTGATCTGGATGACCTTAAAAAAAATTGA
- a CDS encoding PRC-barrel domain-containing protein — MRIKEEMLGKEVVDINAMVIGKVTDVEANFESKTLEAFIVGGNGGILDSLRGSKNDVIVPLQMVVAIGDKIIVKSEK; from the coding sequence ATGAGAATAAAAGAAGAAATGCTTGGTAAAGAAGTGGTAGACATCAACGCAATGGTAATTGGCAAAGTTACAGATGTGGAAGCGAACTTTGAAAGTAAAACCTTAGAAGCATTCATAGTAGGGGGAAATGGAGGTATTTTAGATAGTCTGAGAGGTTCTAAAAATGATGTCATAGTCCCTCTGCAAATGGTAGTGGCCATTGGTGATAAAATAATAGTGAAAAGCGAAAAATAA
- a CDS encoding AI-2E family transporter — translation MSLKNLESKRKMINVTDYKIPSFMRQISIIAILFIVVIGMKYSSEILGPVLLSIFISIIIYPFLMWLKKKGLSYNQSVILTLAAIFALGVGIIWFLAVSLAQLIKELPNLTINSGGILAQYGNEIIKFLATHIPISDITGLVGLGIFMLFAIIFLVYELPQIKVRLVKGFGEDSSVLSRIMDLVDANIHYFIIRAKVNFLYGLGVSAILFVFDINFAVLWGLLTFALGFIPYLGIIIAAIPPVLVAWAKYGIWGAVVMGLFFIIINTVAESYIFPKLTGKGLQMSVFVVFVSLFVWGWIIGPTGFLIGVPLTLVVIKYLENFDETRWLALLMISEGDEEEKQEKDK, via the coding sequence GTGTCATTAAAAAATCTTGAAAGTAAGAGGAAGATGATAAATGTGACTGATTATAAAATACCCTCATTTATGAGACAAATTAGTATCATAGCCATTTTGTTCATTGTGGTTATTGGAATGAAATACAGTTCCGAGATTTTAGGTCCAGTACTCCTTTCAATATTTATCAGCATAATAATTTATCCTTTCCTGATGTGGTTGAAGAAAAAAGGTCTTTCTTACAATCAGTCAGTCATTTTAACTTTGGCTGCTATTTTTGCCCTTGGAGTGGGGATAATATGGTTCCTGGCGGTTTCATTGGCACAATTAATAAAAGAACTGCCCAATTTAACCATAAATTCTGGCGGTATTCTAGCACAGTATGGGAATGAAATAATAAAATTCCTGGCCACCCATATCCCCATATCTGATATTACTGGACTTGTTGGCCTTGGAATTTTCATGCTCTTTGCAATTATATTCCTGGTCTATGAACTTCCCCAAATAAAAGTCAGACTGGTTAAAGGATTTGGTGAGGATAGTTCTGTTTTAAGTCGAATAATGGATCTTGTAGATGCCAACATCCACTACTTCATAATCAGAGCTAAAGTGAACTTTTTATATGGATTGGGTGTTTCAGCAATTCTTTTTGTCTTTGACATTAACTTTGCAGTTTTATGGGGATTATTAACATTTGCATTAGGATTCATCCCCTACCTGGGAATAATAATAGCTGCAATACCTCCAGTGTTAGTTGCCTGGGCTAAATATGGTATCTGGGGAGCAGTAGTAATGGGATTATTCTTCATAATTATTAACACAGTAGCTGAAAGTTATATATTCCCTAAATTAACTGGAAAAGGGCTTCAAATGTCTGTTTTCGTGGTATTTGTCTCATTATTTGTATGGGGGTGGATTATAGGGCCCACGGGCTTCTTAATTGGTGTGCCTTTAACCTTGGTCGTCATAAAATACCTGGAAAACTTCGATGAAACCCGCTGGCTGGCTTTACTAATGATAAGTGAAGGTGATGAAGAGGAAAAACAAGAAAAAGATAAATAA
- a CDS encoding sodium:proton antiporter, with protein sequence MVELLFFFIMILIVSLFSYKIGKMPISFQMIFIVAGMFMGWLVTGYVDVTEPPYSTIIFLIAEIALVIVLFSDASRVGLKALKNNLSTRLLIVSLPLTIIFGVLVAALLFPNLPWWLAGIIGAALAPTDAALGQIVVKNKNIPERIRKTLEIESGLNDGGSVPFLLVFIAIGLASEVFKPIGYFIEVALEQIGFGILVGLGVGLIGGWLVLKARDKGWITPVYQRIAFLALAILTFIIADEIGGSGFIAAFIGGLALGYVVKDAGSILMDFSEAEGQLLNLMVFFLLGIVVVPLFFNLTWQILLYAVLSLTIIRMLPVAISLIGTKLRWNTVLFMGWFGPRGLASVVLALLAISELGSFPGEDTFISVVFITVLLSVFAHGLTASHLSNLYAKENKGK encoded by the coding sequence TTGGTTGAACTGTTATTCTTTTTTATAATGATTTTAATTGTGTCTCTTTTTTCCTATAAAATCGGTAAAATGCCAATTAGTTTCCAGATGATATTTATTGTTGCTGGAATGTTTATGGGCTGGCTGGTCACAGGATACGTGGATGTCACAGAACCACCCTACTCCACCATAATCTTTTTAATAGCAGAGATAGCTCTGGTAATTGTTCTTTTTTCTGATGCATCCCGTGTGGGTTTAAAAGCACTTAAAAATAACCTGAGCACCAGACTGCTCATTGTAAGTTTACCCCTTACCATTATTTTTGGAGTTTTAGTAGCTGCATTACTGTTCCCTAATTTACCATGGTGGTTGGCGGGGATTATAGGTGCAGCTCTGGCACCAACCGATGCTGCTTTAGGACAGATAGTGGTTAAAAATAAGAATATACCGGAAAGAATACGGAAAACTTTGGAAATTGAAAGTGGATTAAATGATGGAGGATCTGTTCCTTTTCTTTTGGTCTTCATAGCTATTGGTTTAGCTTCGGAGGTTTTCAAACCAATTGGCTACTTTATTGAGGTTGCCCTGGAACAGATAGGTTTCGGAATATTAGTAGGTCTGGGTGTGGGTCTTATTGGGGGTTGGTTGGTTTTAAAAGCACGGGATAAAGGATGGATCACTCCAGTCTACCAGAGAATAGCATTTTTAGCACTGGCAATTCTCACCTTTATCATAGCAGATGAAATTGGTGGAAGTGGCTTTATTGCTGCTTTTATAGGAGGTTTAGCCTTAGGGTATGTTGTTAAAGACGCCGGAAGTATTTTAATGGATTTTTCCGAGGCAGAAGGACAATTATTAAACTTGATGGTGTTTTTCCTCTTGGGAATAGTGGTGGTGCCACTGTTTTTCAACCTGACCTGGCAAATACTGCTCTATGCTGTCTTAAGTTTAACCATTATCCGAATGTTACCGGTGGCAATATCCCTGATTGGCACTAAATTAAGATGGAATACAGTGCTATTCATGGGATGGTTTGGTCCAAGGGGCCTGGCCTCTGTGGTACTGGCTCTTTTAGCCATATCTGAACTGGGATCATTTCCAGGGGAAGATACCTTCATTTCAGTAGTTTTCATCACTGTGCTTTTGAGTGTTTTTGCCCATGGGCTAACAGCATCACATTTATCTAACCTTTATGCTAAGGAAAATAAAGGGAAGTAA